Within Xanthomonas theicola, the genomic segment AGGGTCTGCAACTGGCTGGGCGTATTGACCAGGCGCCAGGCATCGGCGAAAGGAGCGAGACTCACGCCGGAACCCGGCGACAGCTTGACGCGATGCACGGTCGACCCGAGCCGCGCAGCGAAGTCGCCGAACAGTCCGAACGAGTTGCCGGCCTCCACGATGAACAGCCGCGGCCGGTAGATGGCGGTGACCTGATTGAGGATGTTATTGAGTGTGGCGCTCTTGCCCGAGCCGCTTGGCCCGAACAGGAACAGGTGCGCGTTCATCTGCCGGTCGAGGCGGTTCAACGGATCGAACGTCACCGTTCCGCCGCCGCGATTGAAGAAGGTGATGCCCGAATGGCCGGTGCCCTGACTTAGAACCTGTTCACGATCTTTTGAGTAGTAGTGTCAGGCATGCCAGGTGGATGAACTGCAAGCTGGTGTTGAGCTTGCGCTCGCAGTTCTTCCATAGCCTTCGGTTCTTTTCCAGCCACGCAAAGCTGCGTTCGACGCTCCAGCGCTTGGGCATGACCTTGAAGGTGTGCAGTTCGCTGCGTTTGGCGATCTGCACCGTGACTTGCTTGCCCAGGATCTCTCGTACGCCTTCGGCGAATGGTTCTGCGGTATAGCCGCTATCGCACAACAGGCTTTGCACGTGTCCCAGGTTCGGCTTGCAACGATCCAGGGATTGGAGCGCGCCTTTGCGGTCGGTCACTTCCGCCCTCGTCACCGCGACCGCATGCGGCAGGCCTTGGGTATCGACGGCGATGCGACGCTTGATCCCCGAGACCTTCTTGCCCGCGTCATAACCCTTCTGGCCGGCCGTGTCCGTGTTCTTCACGCTCTGTGCGTCCACGATCAAGAACGTGCTGCAAGCGTTGCGCCCCTGTCCCTGGCGGGCCGCGCCAACCTGATTTTTTGAGCGCCCGCTCCAGCAGGCTCACTCCTTCATCGTCTGGTTCGCTCCACTTGGCAAAGTAGCAGTGCACGGTGCGCCACTTCGGGAAGTCGCTGGGCAGCGCTGGCCACTGACAGCCGGTGCGCAGCAAGTACAGCACCGCGCACCACACGTCCTACAGATCCACGATCCGTGGCTTGGTACGCTTGCGCGCCTGCTCCAGAATGGGGCGGATCTGCTCGAACCGCTCCCGGCTCATGGCACTCGGATACGTCTTTGTGCGCATCCGCAGAGTTTGCACTACCCGGGAAAGATCGTGAACAGGTTCTTAGACTCTGATGCCTGTCCATCTCCGACTCTCCGATCGTGTGCTTGGCGGCTCACAACCGCTGTCTCCGCGATGGACTCCTGTAAACGGCAAACGGCTACTGCCACCCCGGCAAAGCCGGGGGAACTCCCTTGGGGGTGAGCTGCGGCGTGCGGAGCATGCGGTGGCGCGCCTGGCACCGGAGCGCGTCATGCGGCGCTGTGACGTGCGGCGGCCCGACAGCGCAGGTGACGCCGGGTCCGCACAGGCCAGTCCGCCCGCCGCAGCGCTTCCGCGGTGCGCGACCAAGACCCCGGCGCAGGCGCCGCCGTCAGCTGCGCCTGCCGCTGCACGCGCGGCGACCTGCACCGCGATCGCCAGGCCACGCATGGCCGCGTGCGCGGCAGACGCGACAGCCGTGGCGAATTGGGTTACAAAACGCATTGGTTTCCCGAGCAGCGCCATGAACGTCCCCACCGATCCGCAGATCCTGCAGTTCGCCACCGCGCTCAGCGATCAGTTGCGCACCACGCGCGAGCGCTTGGTCACCGCCGAGAGCTGCAGCGGCGGCTGGATTGCCAAGGCCATGACCGACATCGCCGGCTCCTCGGACTGGTTCGACTGCGGCATGGTCGCGTACAGCTACGAGGCCAAGCAGGCACTGCTGGGCGTGCGCCCGCAGACGCTGGAACACCATGGCGCGGTCAGCCGCGAGACGGTGATCGAGATGGTGTCCGGCGCGCTGGTCAATTCCGGCGCCAGCATCGCGGTGGCGGTGACCGGCATCGCCGGTCCCGGCGGCGGCTCCACCGACAAGCCGGTCGGCACCGTGTGGATCGGCTGGAAGCGGCGCGGCGGCTACGCCAGCGCGCAACTGTTCCACTTCGACGGCGACCGCGATGCGGTGCGCCGGCAGACGGTCGCCGCAGCGCTGCGCGGGCTTGGCGCGCTGCTGTGAGCGCGCCCGGACGGTAGATGGCCACGGCGATGTGGGAGGCGCTGAGCACGGTCCGCGACCTGGGGCGATTGCAGGAAATCGCCTCGGTTCTCATCCGCTACGGTTTCGGCGACGTGGTCCGCCGCATCGGCATGGCCGACGTGCTGGAGCGCGCCGGGCGCCTGCTGCACTGGCACAACGCCGAGGAGATGCTGCGCATGTCGGCGCCACAGCGGGTGCGGCGCGCGCTGCAGGATCTCGGCCCGACCTTCGTCAAGCTCGGCCAGGTCCTGGCCACGCGCGTGGACCTGCTGCCGCCGGACTGGATCGACGAATTGAGCGAACTGCAGAACGCCGCGCCGGCGCTGGCCTACGCGCAGATCCTGCCGCAGCTGATCGAGGCGCTGGGCGAGACGCCGGCGGCGGTGTTCGCCCAGGTCGAGGAAACCCCGCTGGCCGCCGCGTCGCTGGCGCAGACCCACCGCGCCTGGCTGCCTGACGGCACCCCGGTGGTGATGAAGGTCCGCCGTCCGGGCATCGGCGACGTGATCGAGGCCGACTTGCGGCTGCTCGCGCGGCTGGCGGACATCGTCGAGGCGCGCGCCGCCGACTTCAAGCGCTACCACCCGGCGGAAGTGGTGCACCAGTTCACCCTGTCGCTGCGGCGCGAGTTGGACTTCGCCGGCGAATGCCGCAATGCCGAGCGCATCGCCGCCAACTTCCAGGGCCACGACGAGATCGTGATCCCGCGCGTGCATTGGCAGTGGACCTGCGAGACCCTCAACGTGCAGGACTTCGTCGCCGGTATCGGCGGACGTGATCTGGCAGGGGTCGAGGCGGCCGGCCTGGACCGGCGCCGCCTGGCCCGGGTCGGCGCCGACATCGTGCTGAAGATGGTGCTCGAGGACGGCTGCTTCCACGCCGATCCGCACCCCGGCAACATCTTCTACCTGCCGGGCGAGCGCATCGCGGTGATCGATTTCGGCATGGTCGGGCGCATCTCCGAGCAGCGCCGCTATCAGGTCGTGCAATTGCTGCACGGGCTGGTCGCACAGGAA encodes:
- a CDS encoding CinA family protein, with amino-acid sequence MNVPTDPQILQFATALSDQLRTTRERLVTAESCSGGWIAKAMTDIAGSSDWFDCGMVAYSYEAKQALLGVRPQTLEHHGAVSRETVIEMVSGALVNSGASIAVAVTGIAGPGGGSTDKPVGTVWIGWKRRGGYASAQLFHFDGDRDAVRRQTVAAALRGLGALL
- a CDS encoding ABC1 kinase family protein, whose translation is MWEALSTVRDLGRLQEIASVLIRYGFGDVVRRIGMADVLERAGRLLHWHNAEEMLRMSAPQRVRRALQDLGPTFVKLGQVLATRVDLLPPDWIDELSELQNAAPALAYAQILPQLIEALGETPAAVFAQVEETPLAAASLAQTHRAWLPDGTPVVMKVRRPGIGDVIEADLRLLARLADIVEARAADFKRYHPAEVVHQFTLSLRRELDFAGECRNAERIAANFQGHDEIVIPRVHWQWTCETLNVQDFVAGIGGRDLAGVEAAGLDRRRLARVGADIVLKMVLEDGCFHADPHPGNIFYLPGERIAVIDFGMVGRISEQRRYQVVQLLHGLVAQEAEAVADVLLEWNDGAVEIDEARLQLEIAGFVDQYRGVPLKELRIGAMLGDVTAILRQHALALPADLALMIKTFLTLDGVGRQLDPDFDMAGAAAPYLERVMLQRFAPRVMAKRGRRTVLGALELLGDLPRDTRRLLQAARRGRLQLNVQTTSLKGFGDQVNRAANRLTMGIVTAALIIGSSIVMNSVGGVSSRWLLAIGVGGFIGAALSGVWILISIWRSGR